The Deferrivibrio essentukiensis genomic sequence AGGCGATGCAGTGATTGTACTTGATGGGAATAAAAATATTGTAATGCTCAACAGCTTTGCTGAAAGTCTAAAGAGTTTTGGAAATTGCAAATCTTTTTCAGAATGTTTTAAGATTTACAATGATGATGATTTGGTTACTGAAGATATATTATCAGGCATCTATGATAAATCTTCTGATGAACATCTTTTTAAAAAGGCTTTCAGATTGGAGAAAAATCACGAAAGTTTAATAGTTTCTATTTCAGTATCAAAAATTTATACCGATGATGGTGATATTGATTTAGCGATTGTTGTTATAAGGGATTTGACCAGTGTAATCAACAATGAAAGAAGTATAAACCAGATAGCAAGAATAGAGTCTCTTGGTCAACTTGCAGGTGGTATTGCACACAACTTTAACAACGTGCTTGCAGCCGTGTTGAATTCGATCGAGATTATAAGACTTCATCTTATTGACAATCCTGAGATTAAATCCCTGACTGATGATGTAAAAGAAACTGTTAGAAAGGCAAAATCCATTACGGGACAATTGATAGCTTTTGCAAAAGGTGGAGAGCCAGTTAAGACTCACTTTAATCTCAACAAAACTGTAAGTGAGATAATGAAAGTTGTTTTATCAGGTGCTAATGTTATAACCAATATAAACCTTTACTTAAAGCCTTTAATCGTTTACGGAGATGAAGGTCAGATTAGTCAGGTAATACAGAATATGCTTATTAATGCTTTGCAGTCAATGGACAAAAAAACAAATATTTTGAGAGTCCACACGAGATATTGTGAAATGGATAAAGACACTTTGGTCGGTGAATATGCTGTACCCAAAGGGCGATATGCTGAAGTTATAATAGAGGATAACGGTTGCGGTATTGATGAGAAAATTAAGAAAAAGATTTTTGACGCATATTTTACTACAAAGCAAGATGGTACTGGGCTTGGGCTTTCGTCATCTTTGAGTATTATAAATAAACATGGTGGTCACATAACCTTTAAAAGTGTTCCGGGTACAGGGACAACTTTTTTCATATATCTACCTCTTGCTGATAACAGTACTGTTTCAAACAATGAGGACGAACATATTGAAGATATAACTACCAAATTTAATGGAATACTTGTGATGGATGATGATAGATTTGTGAGAAATAGCCTTGGTCTTATGTTGAAAAACTTTGCATTAAGAGTCTTTAAAAGCAGTCATGGCGAAGAGGCCATTAAAATCTTGAGGGAGAATATCAAGGATATACAGGTGGCAATTCTGGATTTGACTGTTCCCGGGAAAATGGGCGGACTTGAATGTCTTAAATATCTTAAAGAAATAAAACCTGAGCTTGTTTGTGTGGTAAGTTCAGGTTATTTTGACGATCCTGTGCTTGGAAATTTTAAAGAATACGGTTTTGATGGAGTCTTAACAAAACCTTACACTATTGAATCATTAAAAAAAGTCTTATGTGAAATTTCTGGAAAGTGCAAAGACGTAGGTTAAATTTTAACTGGTTTCCCAGATTTATCAAGATTTACAAAGGTGATTTCTGTAGAAAATGCATGAAATTCATCAGAGTCAGGCGAAGGTGGTTTGGCAAAAACATTGACTTCATAGGTAACTGAAGTATTGCCTTTCTTTATATTTTTTATGTGAAATCTCAAGATACTTCCATTTTCCACCCTTTTTTTGAAATTTATATCATTCAAAGCGACAGTTACAAATGTAGCGGCCGGGTACTCAAGGGTTGCTGCAAGCCATGCATACTCATCAATCCATTTTAATAAAACACCGCCAAACAGATAACCGTGATGATTTAAATGTTCGGGTCTTACAAGAGCGTAAGTTTCCATCACTATGCCTCAAAATTATCAACAAAATATTTCAATTTATCAATAGAGTCATTATTTTCTATAACAATATCACATTTGTCTCTCAACAATATGATTTCATTTTCCGCAGGGTGGTTTTCAATAAAATCAAGTCCTAACTTTTGTGCCCTCTGTTTTCTTATTTCCGGGTTTGCTTCTATATAAATCGTGTAAAATCCACTTTTTTTGGTTGCTTCAAATTCCAAAACTTTGCGCACGTCATCACAAAAAAGGTTGTCCTGACAATTTGTTGCTCTTTTAATAAAATCTTTTACAAAATAATCCTGCCCGAAATATTTTCTGACAGCTTCTCCTAAATCCTGCATAAATCCCCTGTTTTTGCGGACACCCAGTAAATCGTTAATCTGATATAGTTTGTCGATAAACTTTATCTCTATTCCACCATATTTTTTTATAAATAGTTTTTTTAATGTTGTTTTACCTGCACATTGTTTACCTGTTATAGCAATTTTCATATTATCCCCTTTACAAGTGAAATTATAATATAAAAGTATAAAAAATAAAATCAATTGTTGCAATTTAATGTAATACTGCTAATGTATTTCAAAAGGGTTAGAAATGCCCAAAAATAATGAGGTGATGTATGTCAGTACAAAAAGATTCAAAAATTAAATTTCACTATTCTGTGACAATTGAGGATGGAACTGTTGTTGATTCAACGATAGATGAAAATCCATTGGAAGTTCAGCTTGGTAACAATGAACTTTTACCAAAGCTTGAAGAAGGTCTGGTAGGTATGAACAAAGGGGATGAAAAAACAATTACCCTTGCACCTGAAGATGCATTTGGTCCCGTTATGGATGAGGCGATTACAGATATTCCAAGAGGTAATATTGAGCTTGACGAATCTGTTCAGGAAGGGATGTTTATTGACCTTAGCGATGAAAAGGATCAGATGTACAGAGGATTGGTTAAAGAATTAAATGATGAGTTTGTAAAAATAGACTTTAACCATCCATTGGCAGGAAAAACACTTACTTTTAGTGTTAAAATTGAGGAAATTTTATAATTTTTTAGGCTTGTTATTTGAACAGCTACAAGAGGCTCCGCATCCGCAGGAGCCTTTTTTTGTTTTATTAATCATTAAAATAAAGAATACAAACAACAAAAAGGTAACTGAAAATATAAGGATAAAGTATTTCATTTAACTTCCGAAATCATCAAATCTTATATTTTCTTTTTCAACGCCAAGGCTATCAAGCATATTTAGTACCGAATCAAGCATCATAGGTGGCCCGCAAAGATAATATTCCACATCCTCAGGAGCAGGGTGGTTTTTGAGGTAATTTTCATATACAACAGTATGTATAAAACCTGTATAACCTGTCCAGTTGTCCTCAGGCAAAGGTTGGCTCAAAGCAACATTCCAGGTAAAGTTATCATACTTTTTGGCTAAATTATCAAAATCTTCCTTGTAAAATATCTCTTTCAAACTTCTTGCCCCATACCAAAAGCTTATTTTTCGCTTGGAATTAAGTCTTAACAGTTGGTCAAAAATAATAGATCTTAGTGGTGCCATACCTGCTCCACCACCGATAAAAACCATTTCTGCATCTGTATCTGATGCTTTGAATTCACCAAATGGCCCCATTATCATAACCTTATCGCCGGGTTTTCTACTAAAGATATAAGATGAACCTTTTCCCGGAGGAATGGTGCAATCATAAAGGGGTGGAGTGGCAATTCTTACATTTAACTTAATAATACCTTTTTCAAGCGGATAGTTTGCCATTGAGTAGGCTCTGATTACTTCTTCATCTACCTTTGATTTAAGGCTCAAAAGGCCGGTATCCTGCCAGTCTTTGATATATTGCTCACCAATGTCAAAATCTTTAAAATCTACTTCATAAGGGGGAACTATAATTTGAATATACCCTCCTGCTTCAAAATCAAGGTCGATCCCTTCAGGGAGTTTTAAAGTGAACTCTTTTATAAATGTAGCAACATTATCATTGGATATAACTTCACACTCCATCTTTTTTGCACTGAAAATTTCAGGCGGGAGTTCAATTCTCAAATCTTTTTTTACAGGGAGCTGACAAGAAAGCCTGTACCCTTCCTTTGCTTGTTTTTTATTGATATGAGATTTTTCTGTGGGTAAAAGTTTTTGCTCTTTATCCAATACTTTTACTTTACATTGGCCGCATGAGCCGCCGCCACCGCAAGCAGAAGAAACAAAAATCTGATTATTAGCCAGTGCATTAAGAAGTTTTTCCCCGGGATTTACTATTATTGGATTTTCTTTATCGTTATTTACAATTATTTTCAACTTCCCCTGGGGAACAAGTCTTTTTTTGGATTCTATTATAAAGCCAACAAGGATTAATATAATTAGCGTAAAAAATACTACACCTAAAACTATTACTGTCATCAAATCTCCCGATTAAAGTTTAATTCCCGAAAATAGCATAAAAGCAATTGCCATAATCCCGGCCATTATAAATGTGATTCCTATTCCATCTAATCCTTTTGGAACATCAGAATACTTCATTTTTTCCCTAATTCCCGCCAATGTTACAATAGCAAGTGCCCATCCAACACCTGACCCAAGACCATAAACAACACTTTCTCCAAAGTTATAGTTTCTTTGCACCATAAAGAGTGTGCCACCCAAAATAGCACAGTTTACGGTTATAAGTGGAAGAAATATCCCAAGTGCGTTGTATAAAGCAGGCATAAATTTATCAAGAAACATTTCAAGTACTTGTACCAATGCTGCAATAACGCCTATATATGTAACAAGCCCGATAAATGTAAGGTCTACATTTTCAAACCCCAACCACGACAATGCGCCTTCTCTTAAAATGTGTTGATATATAAGGTTGTTAACAGGTACGGTTATTGTTTGTACAACTATTACTGCAATACCGAGTCCCTTAGCTGTCTCAATTTGTTTGGAAACAGCCAAAAAAGTACACATTCCCAAGAAAAAGGCTAATGCCATATTTTCTACGAATACAGATTTTACAAAGAGGCTTAAATAAGCTTCAAGCATTATTTTTCTTCCTTAATAAGTAATTTTACACCCCATATAATAAGGCCTATAAGAAAAAAAGCACTTGGGGCAAGTAAAAAAAGGCCATTTGGAGTGTACCAACCGCCATTATTAACGGTAGTTAATACTTCAATGCCAAAAAGTTTTCCAGAGCCGATAATTTCTCTGAAAAAACCTACAATAATTAGAATAAGCCCATACCCTATACCGTTTCCAAGGCCGTCAAGAAGGCTGTCTATAGGTTTATTTTTCAATGCAAATGCTTCAGCCCTACCCATAAGGATACAGTTTGTGATTATAAGCCCCACAAAAACGGATAACTGCTTGCTAATATCGTACATAAAAGCCTTTATCACCTGATCTGCAACAATTACAAGTGATGCAATTACAGTCATTTCAACAATTATTCTAATGCTTGGCGGAATAAAGTTTCTGATTGCGCTTATAGCAAAGTTAGAAATACTTAATACAGCTGTAACCGATAAGGCCATTACTACAGAGGTTTTTAAGTTTGAGGTAACCGCAAGAGCTGAGCATATTCCTAAAATCTGAACAGCTATAGGGTTATTTTTAAAAATAGGGTCAAAAAATAGGTTAATTCTTTTCAATTGGCAACTCCTTGTGTTCATTTAGGTATTTTAAAAGATAGCCAAACCCTTTATCGCTAAGCCAGAATCTTACAAATGAGTTAACCCCATTAGTAGTCATTGTAGCCCCTGAGAGACCATCGATTTGGTATTGCCAATTTTCGCTATTTTTATCAGGGTTTCCTTTTATAACCTCAATTTTCAGATTACCATTTTTATCAAATATTTTTTTGGATTTCCAGAGAGATTTCCATTTAGGATTATCCACTTCTCCACCAAGACCGGGTGTTTCTTTTTGATCATAAAAGGTTAACCCTTTTATGGTGTTTCCGTCTTTCTCTATAGCTATAAAACCGTACATCGTTGACCATAAACCGTTACCGTAAATTGGCAGCACGATACAGTCTAAATTCCCATTCTCATAAAATGCGTAAAAAGGAATTTTGGCAGGTATACTTTTGAATCCTTCAAGCCCTTCTTCAACTTTTATACTTGTTTGAGGGTTTTCAGATATTTTTTTGAAGTTTTTAAAATATTTACTAACATCATCAGCAATTTCTACTCTTTTTGATTTAAGATCGAAGTAAAATATTTTAATTTTTTTAAACTCTTCATCAAGATTATTAATATTTTTTCCCGCAGCAAGAAGGACGTTTTTGTTTCTCTCAAGCTCTTCATTTTTTTGCTGAATAGGTTTTAGCAACACAGCAGCCAGCGATACAACAAATGAGAAAAACAGTGCCAAAATAAGTGCCGTAAGAAATATTTTTTTGTTAGATTCTTGTTGCATATCTTTTTTCTCTTCTTTTTATATTACTTTCTATTACAAAGTGGTCTATAAGTGGTGCCATAATATTGGCAAATAGTATTGCAAGCATAACTCCTTCAGGATACGCTGGGTTTACTATTCTTATGATTGCAGTTAATGCACCTATTAATAAACCGTAATAGTATTTCCCCTTCTCCGTCATTGATGCAGATACAGGGTCAGTAGCCATGAAA encodes the following:
- a CDS encoding acyl-CoA thioesterase, with amino-acid sequence METYALVRPEHLNHHGYLFGGVLLKWIDEYAWLAATLEYPAATFVTVALNDINFKKRVENGSILRFHIKNIKKGNTSVTYEVNVFAKPPSPDSDEFHAFSTEITFVNLDKSGKPVKI
- a CDS encoding AAA family ATPase, producing the protein MKIAITGKQCAGKTTLKKLFIKKYGGIEIKFIDKLYQINDLLGVRKNRGFMQDLGEAVRKYFGQDYFVKDFIKRATNCQDNLFCDDVRKVLEFEATKKSGFYTIYIEANPEIRKQRAQKLGLDFIENHPAENEIILLRDKCDIVIENNDSIDKLKYFVDNFEA
- a CDS encoding FKBP-type peptidyl-prolyl cis-trans isomerase, encoding MSVQKDSKIKFHYSVTIEDGTVVDSTIDENPLEVQLGNNELLPKLEEGLVGMNKGDEKTITLAPEDAFGPVMDEAITDIPRGNIELDESVQEGMFIDLSDEKDQMYRGLVKELNDEFVKIDFNHPLAGKTLTFSVKIEEIL
- the nqrF gene encoding NADH:ubiquinone reductase (Na(+)-transporting) subunit F, whose product is MTVIVLGVVFFTLIILILVGFIIESKKRLVPQGKLKIIVNNDKENPIIVNPGEKLLNALANNQIFVSSACGGGGSCGQCKVKVLDKEQKLLPTEKSHINKKQAKEGYRLSCQLPVKKDLRIELPPEIFSAKKMECEVISNDNVATFIKEFTLKLPEGIDLDFEAGGYIQIIVPPYEVDFKDFDIGEQYIKDWQDTGLLSLKSKVDEEVIRAYSMANYPLEKGIIKLNVRIATPPLYDCTIPPGKGSSYIFSRKPGDKVMIMGPFGEFKASDTDAEMVFIGGGAGMAPLRSIIFDQLLRLNSKRKISFWYGARSLKEIFYKEDFDNLAKKYDNFTWNVALSQPLPEDNWTGYTGFIHTVVYENYLKNHPAPEDVEYYLCGPPMMLDSVLNMLDSLGVEKENIRFDDFGS
- the nqrE gene encoding NADH:ubiquinone reductase (Na(+)-transporting) subunit E; translated protein: MLEAYLSLFVKSVFVENMALAFFLGMCTFLAVSKQIETAKGLGIAVIVVQTITVPVNNLIYQHILREGALSWLGFENVDLTFIGLVTYIGVIAALVQVLEMFLDKFMPALYNALGIFLPLITVNCAILGGTLFMVQRNYNFGESVVYGLGSGVGWALAIVTLAGIREKMKYSDVPKGLDGIGITFIMAGIMAIAFMLFSGIKL
- a CDS encoding NADH:ubiquinone reductase (Na(+)-transporting) subunit D, coding for MNTRSCQLKRINLFFDPIFKNNPIAVQILGICSALAVTSNLKTSVVMALSVTAVLSISNFAISAIRNFIPPSIRIIVEMTVIASLVIVADQVIKAFMYDISKQLSVFVGLIITNCILMGRAEAFALKNKPIDSLLDGLGNGIGYGLILIIVGFFREIIGSGKLFGIEVLTTVNNGGWYTPNGLFLLAPSAFFLIGLIIWGVKLLIKEEK
- the nqrC gene encoding NADH:ubiquinone reductase (Na(+)-transporting) subunit C, whose translation is MQQESNKKIFLTALILALFFSFVVSLAAVLLKPIQQKNEELERNKNVLLAAGKNINNLDEEFKKIKIFYFDLKSKRVEIADDVSKYFKNFKKISENPQTSIKVEEGLEGFKSIPAKIPFYAFYENGNLDCIVLPIYGNGLWSTMYGFIAIEKDGNTIKGLTFYDQKETPGLGGEVDNPKWKSLWKSKKIFDKNGNLKIEVIKGNPDKNSENWQYQIDGLSGATMTTNGVNSFVRFWLSDKGFGYLLKYLNEHKELPIEKN